The following are encoded together in the Oncorhynchus kisutch isolate 150728-3 linkage group LG8, Okis_V2, whole genome shotgun sequence genome:
- the LOC109894915 gene encoding ankyrin repeat and death domain-containing protein 1A-like, translated as MERMSLKERMGAQLMKELNLNPKTPKTTKKAVKGFTDFIQNMETEETNSYNNEEMLLELEKEYIEAAKINDVKTMKILGRAVKVDAKNLHDRTALHYAVAGKNIEAVQVLLQRRANINQEDKHGVTAIHLAAWFGSLPILKLLVQGGADQKVENALGMNIMHCAAINNHTDIMTFIIYDLMMKELDKEDLSGRRAFALAAEHGSVEMLQMLMEEAYNMATMEEDQNRNTPLHLAAGNGHLDVVQLLLKSFETRNEVNTAGETALYLAASAAHEDCVQALLEAGCDPNIVTMDQSSALHPVSEKGHTSLVRLLIENSAQLDLQNQHLQAPLYLAVKNCHIPVIHTLLEAGCNINVTDHRSQTVLHVAAELARVDIVEMLLKAGMNLVLQDKQGKTALGVAARADEVVIVDMIIKAERYLTWRMANTELNENLHSQTPLTFKLDHRTESKQTRSTAWHLAYRLLKPGDWKRLALHWHFTEQQVAAIEEQWTGQQSYQEHGNRMLLIWLHGVELAQRSPAKELYQGLLAIGNKTIADKIRMDTEEGDMKKCILS; from the exons TGCTGGAGCTAGAGAAGGAGTACATTGAAGCAGCAAAGATAAATGATGTAAAGACCATGAAGATTCTGGGAAGGGCAGTCAAGGTTGACGCAAAGAACTTG CATGATCGCACTGCCCTGCACTATGCAGTTGCTGGAAAAAACATAGAGGCCGTCCAAGTCCTTCTCCAGCGCAGAGCAAACATCAATCAAGAGGACAAG CATGGAGTGACAGCCATCCACCTGGCTGCCTGGTTTGGGAGTCTGCCCATCCTGAAGTTGCTTGTGCAGGGTGGTGCTGATCAGAAGGTTGAGAATGCG CTGGGAATGAACATCATGCACTGTGCTGCCATCAACAACCACACTGACATAATGACATTCATCATCTACGACCTGATGATGAAAGAGCTGGACAAAGAGGACCTG TCTGGACGCAGAGCGTTTGCTTTGGCAGCAGAGCATGGCTCTGTGGAGATGCTGCAGATGTTGATGGAGGAGGCATACAATATGGCCACCATGGAggaagaccag AATAGGAACACACCTCTGCATTTGGCTGCCGGCAATGGCCACTTGGATGTCGTCCAGCTACTGCTGAAGAGCTTTGAAACTCGCAATGAAGTCAATACG GCTGGGGAGACGGCTCTATACCTGGCTGCTAGCGCTGCCCATGAGGACTGCGTCCAGGCTCTGTTGGAGGCAGGCTGTGACCCAAACATTGTCACCATG GACCAAAGCAGTGCTCTACACCCTGTCTCAGAGAAGGGCCACACATCGTTGGTGAGACTCCTCATAGAGAACTCGGCCCAGCTGGACTTACAAAACCAG CACCTCCAGGCTCCTCTCTACCTGGCAGTGAAGAACTGTCACATCCCTGTCATCCACACACTGCTCGAGGCTGGCTGCAACATCAACGTCACTGATCAC AGGTCCCAGACTGTCCTGCATGTCGCTGCAGAGCTGGCCAGAGTGGACATTGTTGAGATGCTTCTGAAAGCTGGGATGAACCTAGTCCTCCAAGATAAG CAGGGTAAGACAGCACTGGGTGTGGCAGCCCGAGCAGACGAGGTCGTCATCGTTGACATGATCATCAAGGCAGAGAGATATTTGACATGGAGGATG GCCAACACTGAGCTTAATGAGAACCTTCACAGCCAGACTCCGCTGACGTTTAAATTAGACCACCGCACGGAGAGCAAACAGACCCGCAGCACTGCCTGGCACCTGGCCTACCGCCTGCTGAAGCCAGGTGACTGGAAGAGGCTGGCGCTGCACTGGCATTTCACTGAGCAGCAGGTGGCTGCCATCGAGGAGCAGTggacag ggcagcaGAGCTACCAGGAACATGGGAACAGGATGCTGTTGATCTGGCTTCATGGGGTAGAGCTGGCCCAAAGGAGTCCTGCTAAAGAGCTGTACCAGGGCCTGCTTGCCATAGGCAACAAGACTATAGCAG aTAAAATACGAATGGACACAGAGGAAGGAGACATGAAGAAATGCATCCTTTCATAA